In Streptomyces sp. NBC_01551, one DNA window encodes the following:
- a CDS encoding aminotransferase class V-fold PLP-dependent enzyme: MSEQAHPVAFPGGPALFRLDPGTAHLNHGSFGAVPVPVQEAQAALRAEAHEDPDAFFVGVAQRITAARTCVAAHLGADPDGIAFIANATEGANLALDAVPLAEGDEILVTDHGYGTVVAAAARRAPVTTVPLDPFLPDEDAVREAVLAGVTPRTKVAVLDHISSPTARLIATPRLLAELADLGITTVVDGAHAPGMIADPLAGGADFWFGNLHKWGYAPPGTAVLAVAPRHRARIRPPVPSWEDAHGFPRSVEYRATADYTGWLAAPEGLELLERLDAAKVRAHNAALAAHGAALLARIPGLTPLPYTEGLAMRALRLPPGVAETPESARALREELAARLRVRVLIWPWPGGGGIRVCGQIYNRPEEYERLAAALPAFLG; the protein is encoded by the coding sequence GTGTCCGAGCAGGCACACCCCGTTGCGTTCCCCGGCGGGCCGGCCCTGTTCCGCCTGGACCCCGGCACCGCCCACCTCAACCACGGCTCCTTCGGCGCGGTCCCGGTCCCCGTCCAGGAAGCCCAGGCCGCGCTCCGGGCCGAGGCCCACGAGGACCCGGACGCCTTCTTCGTCGGCGTGGCGCAGCGGATCACCGCCGCCCGCACCTGCGTCGCCGCGCACCTCGGCGCCGACCCCGACGGGATCGCCTTCATCGCCAACGCCACCGAGGGCGCCAACCTGGCCCTCGACGCCGTCCCACTGGCCGAGGGCGACGAGATCCTGGTCACCGACCACGGCTACGGCACCGTCGTCGCGGCCGCCGCCCGCCGCGCCCCCGTCACCACCGTGCCGCTGGACCCGTTCCTGCCCGACGAGGACGCCGTACGCGAGGCGGTGCTGGCCGGCGTGACGCCCCGTACCAAGGTCGCGGTCCTCGACCACATCAGCTCGCCCACCGCCCGCCTCATCGCCACGCCCCGGCTCCTCGCCGAACTCGCGGACCTCGGGATCACCACCGTGGTCGACGGCGCGCACGCCCCCGGCATGATCGCGGACCCGCTCGCGGGCGGCGCCGACTTCTGGTTCGGGAACCTCCACAAATGGGGCTACGCCCCGCCCGGCACGGCCGTCCTCGCCGTCGCCCCGCGCCACCGCGCCCGGATCCGGCCCCCGGTGCCTTCCTGGGAGGACGCGCACGGATTCCCGCGCTCCGTCGAATACCGTGCCACCGCCGACTACACCGGCTGGCTCGCGGCCCCGGAGGGGCTGGAGCTGCTGGAGCGCCTCGACGCCGCCAAGGTACGCGCCCACAACGCCGCCCTCGCCGCCCACGGAGCGGCCCTGCTCGCCCGGATCCCCGGGCTCACCCCGCTCCCGTACACCGAGGGCCTCGCGATGCGCGCGCTGCGGCTGCCGCCCGGGGTCGCCGAGACGCCGGAGAGCGCCCGAGCCCTGCGCGAGGAGCTGGCGGCGCGGCTGCGCGTCCGGGTGCTGATCTGGCCCTGGCCGGGCGGCGGCGGCATCCGCGTCTGCGGGCAGATCTACAACCGCCCCGAGGAGTACGAACGCCTCGCCGCCGCGCTCCCGGCCTTCCTGGGGTGA
- a CDS encoding glycoside hydrolase family 71 protein — protein sequence MAADRRPDGRTERRARPPSHRRRPGFPGRRPLLALLISAFLLVGVLAAAGIAEDLFPSGSRPLAAAPGAAPSRPGAPTTAVAPSRAPEPGATPSAKTPDPGATPAATDPGAPRPAGLLPFDMPQPAALRSGKAGGKLVFAHYFTPYPLSLDNASANGDYYTRNYLEPGGEDGKHQRYGGLLRDRPLPVPPKEGDWEYANLQQEVRTARAAGIDGFTLDLLSLSGKNWERSNLLMEAARSVDPGFRIMLMPDMTSLKTDDPGVLADAVAALGKYPAAHRLGDDRLVVSPFKAEEKSVAWWTRVLGLLDSKHGIRTAFVPLFLDFGAHHGEFAPISHGFSEWGSRSYVGQESSTRDARRAHGMGKIWMQPVSVQDARPNQGVYDEAGNTATLRATWEHAIDDGADWVQLTTWNDYSEGSQFAPSLHNGYTYLDLTSYYLTRFKTGAWPKIVRDTLYLTARTQFAAAAPTGTQSLLMSPRKGSAAPRDTVEVLSFLTEPGTVRTAVGPARGSHRAPAGIHSELLPLRAGAGSAEVVRGGRAVTEVKLPYPVDHTVAVQDLQYYAATSGRE from the coding sequence ACAGGCGACCGGACGGGCGGACCGAACGTCGGGCGAGGCCCCCGTCGCACCGCCGCCGCCCGGGCTTCCCGGGGCGCCGGCCCCTGCTGGCCCTGCTGATCTCCGCCTTCCTGCTCGTCGGCGTCCTCGCCGCCGCCGGCATCGCCGAGGACCTGTTCCCATCCGGCTCCCGCCCGCTGGCAGCCGCCCCGGGTGCGGCGCCCTCGCGGCCCGGCGCACCCACGACGGCCGTCGCACCATCGAGAGCGCCGGAGCCGGGGGCCACCCCGAGCGCCAAGACGCCGGATCCGGGCGCCACCCCCGCCGCCACGGACCCCGGGGCCCCGCGCCCCGCCGGGCTGCTGCCCTTCGACATGCCCCAGCCGGCCGCGCTGCGCTCCGGCAAGGCGGGCGGGAAGCTGGTGTTCGCCCACTACTTCACCCCGTACCCGCTCTCCCTCGACAACGCGAGCGCCAACGGCGACTACTACACCCGCAACTACCTCGAACCGGGTGGCGAGGACGGGAAGCACCAGCGCTACGGCGGGCTGCTGCGCGACCGCCCGCTGCCCGTGCCGCCCAAGGAGGGCGACTGGGAGTACGCCAACCTCCAGCAGGAGGTCCGGACCGCCCGCGCCGCCGGGATCGACGGGTTCACCCTCGACCTGCTCTCCCTCTCGGGCAAGAACTGGGAGCGCTCCAACCTCCTGATGGAGGCGGCCCGTTCGGTGGACCCCGGTTTCCGGATCATGCTGATGCCGGACATGACCTCGCTGAAGACGGACGACCCCGGTGTCCTCGCCGACGCCGTCGCCGCCCTCGGCAAGTACCCCGCCGCGCACCGGCTCGGCGACGACCGGCTCGTCGTCTCGCCGTTCAAGGCGGAGGAGAAGAGCGTGGCCTGGTGGACCCGGGTCCTCGGCCTGCTCGACTCCAAGCACGGCATCCGCACCGCGTTCGTCCCCCTCTTCCTGGACTTCGGCGCGCACCACGGGGAGTTCGCCCCCATCAGCCACGGCTTCTCCGAGTGGGGCAGCCGCAGTTACGTGGGCCAGGAGAGCTCCACGCGCGACGCGCGCCGGGCGCACGGCATGGGCAAGATCTGGATGCAGCCCGTATCCGTGCAGGACGCCCGCCCCAACCAGGGCGTCTACGACGAGGCGGGCAACACCGCGACCCTGCGGGCCACTTGGGAGCACGCCATCGACGACGGCGCCGACTGGGTGCAGCTGACCACCTGGAACGACTACTCCGAGGGCAGCCAGTTCGCGCCCTCGCTGCACAACGGGTACACGTACCTGGACCTCACCTCCTACTACCTGACCCGCTTCAAGACCGGCGCCTGGCCGAAGATCGTCCGGGACACCCTGTACCTGACGGCCCGGACCCAGTTCGCGGCCGCCGCCCCGACGGGCACGCAGTCGCTGCTGATGTCCCCGCGCAAGGGCAGCGCCGCGCCCCGTGACACGGTGGAGGTACTCAGCTTCCTCACGGAGCCGGGGACCGTCCGTACGGCCGTCGGCCCGGCCAGGGGCTCCCACAGGGCACCGGCCGGGATCCACTCCGAACTGCTGCCGCTGAGGGCGGGCGCCGGCTCGGCGGAGGTGGTGCGGGGCGGCAGGGCGGTGACGGAGGTGAAGCTGCCGTATCCGGTGGACCACACCGTGGCGGTCCAGGACCTCCAGTACTACGCGGCGACGAGCGGCCGCGAGTAG